In Balaenoptera acutorostrata chromosome 3, mBalAcu1.1, whole genome shotgun sequence, the genomic stretch ggaggaagaaggagaaagaaaaaaagggagactctgaatctagaattctatatctagcaaaaatatctttcagaaatgaaaggaaggacctatttcaaacaaacaaaactgtaaaTAGTTATCAATGGCAAACGGCACAACAAGAAATGTTAGGTTTtttggcagaagaaaaaagataccAGAGGGAAATTTGGATTTACACAGAGTACTCTGGACATGGTAAAAATaagggtaaatataaaagacatttaaaaaatctctttaaaagataattaactggttaaagcaaaattaataataattacaggGTTTGTAATATATATAGAAGTCAAATATATGACAGTAACAtcaagggcaggagggaggaatgGTAAGATTTTTGCattgtttatcccaggaatttaGGGTTGGTTCATTATTCAAAACTCAGTTGATATATTTCTCCATGTCTCCTGCCATATCCATGGATTGGAAGGTGTGATATTATTGAGATGTCAATTTTCCCAAAAATGATCTTAGATTCAGCAgtttcaatcaaaatcccagattgctttttctttgtagaaaaaattatatatgattATGAAAGTTTGTATAAATGCCCTCTCCCAGAGTTGGAAATTGTTTTGTAAAAAAGCAATGAAGTATAATGAAGAGAGTTTTCAGTGCAGTGTAGACTTACCCATTCACTAAGGAAATGACTTACCCTCTCCAAGtcagtttccttattttacaAAACGGGGATAATTATATCCACATTGTAGTGGTTGTGTGTGCCAGATGATCAAGTAAAATAATATACATGAGAATGCTCTACCTTGAAAAAGCACTATATATGCAGAAATCATTACTGCATTAAAGTGCAgatgtttatcttattttataaatCTGTTTTGAGTTTCTTATTTTTAGAATGGTATCCAAGTGGAGGATTTTATGGGTTTAGATTGCTAACgtaattaaatttaatatataaatatatggctGAAGGGTGCTGACTTTCCTAGTGCCATAAATGAGACGCACTTGCTCTGGTCACACAGGTTTATTCTTGAAAAGTTGCTTTGATAGGTGGCATCTATAGGGTTTCCCATTCAGCATAGGCTTCATCCACTAGATAGCAACACATTTGTTTGTTGAATGTATTTATATTGTCTCTTCCCCAAAACcattagtggcagagctggtttATTTTAAAGCAGCAGTCTTCAGGCAGAGTCCTAAGGCAGATCTGTCCCTTCATTTGTCTTCCTTTAGCTAGACAGCAAGTATAAtaacagagcattgaccctggtCATTTTTAGCTGCAGTTCTCAGAGTTTTGTTCCTCAGCATCACCTAAGGAATACACATTGTGTTATCTACTTCATGGATAGATCTTTTCATCAATAGTAATAATCTTACTGACTTAATAACCATGTCAGATCTGAATTCCCCGTGTACTCAATATCAAGCCATTTTACTCTCTCATTGATTTTTTGATTATGTGTAAATGGATTATCTACAGATTTTTCATGTCAGACTTCTTTCTGAGATATCCCTTACCCCCTATTCTTGTCCTTCAGCCCTTAATTTCTCAAGGAATGTAAACAATTTTAATAATAGCTGAGGTTGGGTAGGGGGTGATAATGATAATTCTTCTCCCTACGTAGAATGTATTCTTACAGTGAAAAGTGGCATTTGAAATCTGTGCCACTGCTTTCCTCTTTTACCAGATTTGTAAGGTTTTAGTAACACACAGAAGGACTTGGTCAGTTGGTCTTGGGGCTGAGCCTCAAGCTAATAAGTGTCTTGCTCCTGACCTGACATTCTTTCCATTGTCACATTATGTCCCAGTGCTGTGATTGTCCCCACTTGATTCTTGTGTTGTATAATATCCCTGATTTCTTTGGATGATGTTCTCACCAAATATAGACTTTTATAGATTGTAAAAGTCTTAAGATAGAATATGcacagaggaaaatatttttgtgtgcAAGACCTTTCATCCATTTTTGTTAGTGACTCATTTCATCTGGCGGTTGTTCAAAAGATTATTGCACTATGCTAGATGCTTAGATTTTTTTGCCCAAGGACTTCATAATCTAGTGACCCAAGATTTCTTTACTTACTCCAAATTTCTTTTACACATACAGCTAACAGACAAATATTGATAAACATGCAAGCACTCAGGATGTAGAATTTTTATGATCCTTTACTGAAGAAATTACCAGAAGACAAATTTCAGCCAAATACGAGGTGAATGGAGAATTGTTGGCAAAGAGACTGGCATCTAGATGTTGAATTAAGCACTCTCTGTAGGACTAAAATCAAAGTAAAAGTGATTGTcacaaaatagaatataaatgttttaaattctgcAATGTAGAAAtaacaaataatgaaataaaaggtcagagaggaagaggagaaaaggtgAAAAGTGCTGTATGCATGCTAATATCCTCAGATTTTATAGCTGGGAGATAAAAACTATCATTTAAAACAGAAAGATATAAGTATCtttaatggttttttaaaaagcaaacagcaGTAGAGGAGTATGGGCCGTGCTACCACGCGCTGCTCCACTACCGCCTGGGCCGCCGGCTGCTGGAGCAGGTGCACGCGCCCTGGCTCTGGGACGACTGGGGCCCGGCCTGCGCCTCGGACGACTCGGCGTCGTCGGCGTCCTCGGGCGCCGGGGCCCCCGCGCCCCAGTGCGCCCCGGCCTCGCTGCCGCTGCCCGTGGAGTCGGCGGCGCTCGAGGAGCCGGAGCAGCGGGCACGCGCGGCCCCGGAGGAGGAGCGGGGCGCGGAGGCAGCGGGGGACGCGGAGGACTCGGCGCTGCCAGCACTGCCAgtgaaagacataaaagaaaaacctgaacgaCAGATCAGGACCAGAGAGCCTGACAAATTACCCAGCAGTACCGAACCTCAACAACCACCAAGTGCCTTACCTGCCAGAGGAAGTAGGAGAGCGGTCAAGAGTCCTCAAAGGTCATCAACTAAAATTAAAGAACATAAGCATCCGTTTGCCCTTTATGGGTGGGGAGAAAAACAGACGGATACAGGAAGCCAAAAAACTCACAACGTCTGTGCTTCTGCCTCAGTGCATGAGATCCATGAATCGGCGCTGCGAGCCAAGAGCAGGAGGCAGGTGGAGAAGAGGCGGCTGGCGGCGCAGAGGCAGCGGGCTCACTCCGCCGACGTGGACAGAACCAGGCGCGTCAAGCCTGCCTCGTCGGAGAACCCGTGGATGACGGAGTATATGAGATGCTACTCCGCCAGGGCTTGAGCGCAGGGACAGCTGCTCAGACGAcctcttttaaaaagtgtaaatgaaagagaggaaaaaacaaaacaaaaaccatcaAAAGAAGCTGGACACAGGTTTAAGAAACCAACTGATTATGCAAGATTTTTCTTAGGGAGTTTCCAAAAGATTGTCTCTTTTGATGAATCCTGGTCACCTACCTCAGCAGTAGGGTGACAGCTGAAAGCCATAGACATTTGGTTATTTATGAGAATTCCCTAAATCTTTGATATTCTTATAAGAGTTTTGTTTTCAAGCATCTTAATCTTTTAAGATACTGACACCAAATGCCTTTAAATGGCTTACAGATTCTTAACTTCAGTATCTTCCCTCAGTTTAGGTGGAGCCTGTGTTGCTCTGTTCTGAACGACTTCTGAGATTCCATAGCTGGTAAGATCACACCAGCTGCGGCAGAAGACTCATTTTCCTTATGTGTAGATTTCTTTGTGAAAGAATATCACGTTAAAAGTGAATTTCAACGCTAGTACTGATTCCATGTATAGTGAAAGTAGAGCTTTGGTAGTTCCTAACAATTAAACCTtcttttgcatttcagttcaGCACCACTTCGTGTGGGCTGTGATATTTAAGAATTATTGGGCTGGGTGAAGgtcatcttttctctttaaattgtcATCTAGGCACTTATTAATAGTTTAATAGTTCAAGTGCATTCCAGTAAACGAAGTGCCAGTGCAGTGTGTTTAGAAGTAGTATTGGTTTCTTGAGTCAAAGACTGTCACTTTTGATTGTGAGATTTTTTAAGAACACATAAT encodes the following:
- the LOC130707747 gene encoding centriole, cilia and spindle-associated protein-like produces the protein MPLSPWQTAVEEYGPCYHALLHYRLGRRLLEQVHAPWLWDDWGPACASDDSASSASSGAGAPAPQCAPASLPLPVESAALEEPEQRARAAPEEERGAEAAGDAEDSALPALPVKDIKEKPERQIRTREPDKLPSSTEPQQPPSALPARGSRRAVKSPQRSSTKIKEHKHPFALYGWGEKQTDTGSQKTHNVCASASVHEIHESALRAKSRRQVEKRRLAAQRQRAHSADVDRTRRVKPASSENPWMTEYMRCYSARA